The following are from one region of the Achromobacter xylosoxidans genome:
- a CDS encoding M14 family metallopeptidase, which produces MEFHQCYALDYGRARDKFRAAAAGAGGRLAEYTHAGARAPGGTALVTDVACFGRADAPRRLLVISGTHGLEGFFGSAAQIAWMLGGGPAALDPDVAVVMVHAINPWGFAHLSRTTENNVDLNRNFIGHEGAPPANPDYALLHPLLLRDEWSRAEVAAAQQAMEDFAASHGEDRLYDTLARGQYSHPDGLNYGGKGREWSNLTLERIVRDHLAGAGKVALIDWHTGIGGYGEPFFLCFNEEGGPLHDLAVQWWGKERIVGQRPHGKSRPNYQGLLFYGVQSFLGDVPMCGAVIEFGTRGWHMRRLLRLDLWLKFKADPESERYEMLRADLLDSFCPVDQIWREGTLRHSQEITRQAVEGLTGWKDA; this is translated from the coding sequence ATGGAATTCCATCAATGCTACGCGCTCGACTATGGCCGGGCGCGCGACAAGTTCCGGGCGGCAGCCGCGGGCGCAGGCGGACGCCTGGCCGAGTACACGCACGCAGGCGCGCGGGCGCCGGGCGGCACGGCGCTGGTGACCGACGTGGCCTGCTTCGGCCGCGCCGACGCGCCGCGCCGCCTGCTGGTGATCAGCGGCACGCACGGACTCGAGGGCTTCTTCGGCTCGGCCGCGCAGATCGCGTGGATGTTGGGCGGCGGCCCCGCGGCGCTCGACCCGGACGTGGCGGTGGTCATGGTGCATGCCATCAACCCCTGGGGCTTCGCGCACCTGAGCCGCACCACTGAAAACAACGTGGACCTGAATCGAAACTTCATCGGACATGAGGGAGCGCCGCCCGCCAACCCCGACTATGCGCTGCTGCATCCGCTGCTGCTGCGCGACGAATGGAGCCGCGCGGAGGTTGCGGCCGCGCAGCAGGCCATGGAGGATTTCGCGGCCAGCCATGGCGAGGATCGCTTGTACGACACGCTGGCGCGCGGCCAGTACTCCCATCCGGACGGCCTGAACTACGGCGGCAAGGGACGGGAATGGTCCAACCTGACGCTGGAGCGCATTGTCCGCGACCACCTGGCCGGCGCGGGCAAGGTCGCCCTGATCGATTGGCATACGGGCATAGGCGGATACGGCGAGCCGTTCTTCCTGTGCTTCAACGAGGAGGGCGGGCCGCTGCATGACCTGGCGGTGCAGTGGTGGGGCAAGGAGCGCATCGTCGGCCAGCGGCCGCACGGCAAGTCGCGCCCGAATTATCAAGGCCTGTTGTTCTATGGCGTGCAATCCTTCCTGGGCGACGTGCCGATGTGCGGCGCCGTGATCGAGTTCGGCACGCGCGGCTGGCACATGCGCCGCTTGCTGCGTCTGGACCTGTGGCTGAAATTCAAGGCGGACCCGGAGAGCGAGCGCTACGAGATGCTGCGCGCGGACCTGCTGGACTCGTTCTGCCCGGTGGACCAGATCTGGCGCGAAGGTACGCTGCGCCACTCGCAGGAGATCACGCGGCAGGCGGTGGAGGGGCTGACGGGCTGGAAGGATGCATGA
- a CDS encoding PaaI family thioesterase translates to MSEVMTIEEMQQRLQRAPFNSFMGLTVLSADYDRQEIVMQMKLRPEFERMAGSGQFHGGVIAAMIDAVGQYVLMMMLGKPLATINFRTDYLRPATNTSLRAVGRVLRMGKSICVSDVEVRDDADKLVAVGRANYATPS, encoded by the coding sequence ATGAGCGAAGTGATGACGATCGAAGAAATGCAGCAGCGTCTGCAGCGGGCCCCCTTCAACAGCTTCATGGGGCTTACCGTGCTGTCCGCCGACTACGACAGGCAGGAGATCGTGATGCAGATGAAGCTGCGTCCGGAATTCGAGCGCATGGCGGGCAGCGGGCAATTTCATGGCGGCGTGATCGCGGCGATGATAGACGCGGTCGGCCAGTACGTGCTGATGATGATGCTGGGCAAGCCGCTGGCGACCATCAACTTCCGCACGGACTATCTGCGTCCGGCCACCAACACCAGCCTGCGCGCCGTGGGCCGGGTGCTGCGCATGGGCAAGAGCATATGCGTGTCGGATGTGGAGGTGCGCGACGATGCCGACAAGCTGGTGGCGGTAGGCCGCGCCAACTACGCCACGCCATCCTGA
- a CDS encoding ABC transporter substrate-binding protein, with product MIGIANPKRRVRRGILAAAALVTLSAAGGAANAAEKVTFAYGTNISLSNAPTLMAVGMGYFKEAGLDVQATFFQGAAVMLPQVTQKHITFGWITPDPLVISRQPGRDPLPVKMFYNGIYLSPFDVVVTKNSPVQSLADLKGKKIGVGAMSWGNLAVTKAMMKKIGLELQRDYEFVPVGVGATALRAVSDDKVQALNLFDTFHVQIEQMGVELRRLPMGQNYRELFSSGWIAHEDTLRDKPQLVVAFARAAAKGVVACNANPEACVKNFWTLYPATKPAEGSEEKKLADAVQILKVRLATMLPEQGAGKMGYYTEQSWKDYVEVLHEGGQLSTGNVDVKPLYTNEFVKDINDFDAAAVVAAAQQLK from the coding sequence ATGATAGGTATCGCAAATCCGAAGCGCCGCGTCCGGCGGGGGATCCTGGCAGCCGCAGCGCTGGTAACGCTGAGCGCCGCTGGCGGCGCGGCGAACGCGGCGGAGAAAGTCACGTTCGCCTACGGCACCAACATTTCGCTTTCCAACGCTCCCACGCTGATGGCGGTGGGCATGGGCTACTTCAAGGAAGCGGGCCTGGACGTACAGGCGACCTTCTTTCAGGGGGCCGCGGTGATGCTGCCGCAGGTCACGCAGAAGCACATCACTTTCGGCTGGATCACGCCGGATCCGCTGGTGATCTCGCGCCAGCCGGGCCGCGATCCCCTGCCGGTCAAGATGTTCTACAACGGCATCTACCTGTCGCCGTTCGACGTCGTCGTCACCAAGAACAGTCCGGTCCAGTCGCTTGCCGACCTCAAAGGCAAGAAGATCGGCGTGGGCGCCATGTCCTGGGGCAACCTGGCGGTCACCAAGGCGATGATGAAGAAGATCGGGCTGGAACTGCAGCGCGACTATGAGTTCGTGCCCGTGGGCGTGGGCGCGACGGCGTTGCGCGCGGTCAGCGATGACAAGGTGCAGGCGCTGAATCTGTTCGATACCTTCCACGTGCAGATCGAACAGATGGGCGTCGAGCTGCGCCGCCTGCCCATGGGCCAGAACTATCGCGAACTGTTCTCCAGCGGCTGGATCGCGCACGAGGATACCCTGCGCGACAAGCCGCAACTGGTGGTGGCGTTCGCGCGCGCCGCGGCCAAGGGCGTGGTCGCCTGCAACGCCAATCCGGAAGCCTGCGTGAAGAACTTCTGGACCCTGTATCCGGCCACCAAGCCGGCCGAGGGGAGCGAGGAGAAAAAGCTGGCGGACGCCGTGCAGATCCTGAAGGTGCGCCTGGCCACCATGCTGCCGGAACAGGGCGCCGGGAAGATGGGCTACTACACCGAGCAGTCCTGGAAGGACTATGTAGAGGTTTTGCACGAAGGCGGACAGCTGAGCACCGGCAACGTGGACGTCAAGCCGCTCTACACCAACGAGTTCGTCAAGGACATCAATGATTTCGACGCCGCGGCCGTGGTGGCAGCGGCCCAGCAGCTCAAGTAG
- a CDS encoding ABC transporter ATP-binding protein, translated as MNSLNLSLVEGGRSSARSDAAGRPLLTADNVSVVYRSSKGPITAVDNLSLQLGAGEFVSVLGPSGCGKSTLVKVFSGLLTPSSGKALLSGTPIDKPRGDVGIVFQQPTLLPWKTVLDNVLVPIRALRKDTEAGTARALELLRLVGLEKFASNYPSELSGGMQQRVGIARGLVHDPALLLMDEPFSALDTMTRDRMSIELQRIWMATRKSALFITHSIAEAVFLSDRIVVMSARPGRIIREISVNLPRPRTLATLNDPEFTRLCAELRELFDQLVKFD; from the coding sequence ATGAACTCCCTGAATCTATCCCTGGTTGAAGGCGGGCGCTCGTCAGCGCGTTCGGACGCCGCCGGCCGCCCCTTGCTGACGGCCGACAATGTGAGCGTGGTCTACCGCAGCAGCAAAGGACCGATCACCGCCGTCGACAATCTGTCGCTGCAGCTGGGCGCTGGTGAATTCGTGTCGGTGCTGGGGCCGTCTGGTTGCGGCAAGTCCACGCTGGTCAAGGTGTTCAGCGGTCTGCTGACGCCTTCCAGCGGCAAGGCCTTGCTCAGCGGCACGCCTATCGACAAGCCGCGCGGCGACGTCGGCATCGTGTTTCAACAACCCACGCTGCTGCCCTGGAAAACGGTGCTGGACAACGTGCTGGTGCCGATCCGCGCCTTGCGCAAGGATACCGAGGCCGGCACCGCCCGGGCGCTGGAACTGTTGCGGCTGGTGGGCCTGGAAAAGTTCGCGAGCAACTACCCCAGCGAGCTGTCGGGCGGCATGCAGCAGCGCGTCGGCATCGCCCGCGGCCTGGTGCATGACCCGGCGCTGCTGCTGATGGACGAGCCGTTCTCCGCGCTGGACACCATGACCCGCGACCGCATGAGCATAGAGCTGCAGCGCATCTGGATGGCCACGCGCAAGTCGGCCTTGTTCATCACGCACAGCATTGCCGAAGCGGTGTTCCTGTCGGACCGGATCGTGGTGATGTCGGCGCGCCCGGGCCGCATCATTCGCGAGATTTCCGTGAACCTGCCGCGGCCGCGGACGCTGGCGACGCTCAACGACCCCGAGTTCACGCGCCTGTGCGCCGAACTGCGGGAACTGTTCGATCAGTTGGTGAAGTTCGACTAG
- a CDS encoding VOC family protein, with protein sequence MTQLHGARIRANAESAGPDPVGLDHVGLYAHDMGAAAALYERLGFQLTPLSQHSGTHAVTREVVKAGIANRCAMLGHGYIELVAVVDPALDLRGIPDGLARYAGMHIIAFDTAQPEQRIAALREAGFAAEPGVLQRYIGTPQGPKLARFSQVRTSRDAMPEGLILTLRHETPELLWQERYLSHPNGARALAAAIVAVEDLDEAAARYERYLGVASTRREGEAWFRLHSGWLGLTTRDALQARLPGCEIPVLPRPAALAVEVADLSRTAAVLEASRVPYLRANDQLRVAAEHAGGASLIFCAGAGAALPWDCAGR encoded by the coding sequence ATGACGCAGCTCCACGGCGCCCGCATCCGGGCGAACGCGGAATCGGCAGGCCCGGATCCGGTCGGACTGGATCACGTGGGGCTGTACGCGCACGACATGGGGGCGGCCGCCGCCTTGTACGAACGGCTGGGGTTTCAGCTGACGCCGCTGTCACAGCACTCCGGCACCCACGCCGTCACGCGCGAAGTGGTCAAGGCCGGCATCGCCAACCGTTGCGCCATGCTCGGCCACGGCTACATCGAGTTGGTCGCGGTGGTGGACCCGGCGCTGGACTTGCGCGGTATTCCCGACGGTTTGGCCCGCTATGCGGGCATGCACATCATCGCCTTCGATACTGCCCAGCCCGAGCAGCGCATCGCCGCGCTGCGCGAGGCCGGCTTTGCGGCCGAACCCGGCGTGCTGCAACGCTACATAGGCACGCCGCAAGGCCCCAAATTGGCGCGGTTCAGCCAGGTGCGCACGTCGCGCGACGCCATGCCTGAAGGCCTGATCCTGACCCTGCGCCACGAGACTCCCGAACTGCTCTGGCAGGAACGCTACCTGTCCCATCCCAACGGCGCCCGCGCGCTGGCGGCGGCCATCGTCGCGGTGGAGGATCTGGACGAGGCGGCGGCGCGCTATGAGCGCTATCTGGGCGTGGCCAGCACACGGCGCGAGGGCGAGGCCTGGTTCCGACTGCATTCGGGATGGTTGGGGCTGACAACACGCGACGCGCTGCAGGCGCGCCTGCCAGGATGCGAGATTCCGGTGCTGCCGCGCCCGGCCGCGCTTGCCGTGGAAGTGGCCGACCTGTCCCGCACCGCTGCCGTGCTCGAGGCCAGTCGCGTTCCCTACCTCCGCGCCAACGATCAATTGCGGGTGGCGGCCGAACATGCGGGCGGCGCAAGCCTCATTTTCTGCGCCGGCGCCGGCGCGGCCTTGCCCTGGGATTGCGCGGGGCGCTGA
- a CDS encoding ABC transporter permease has translation MSRSIKSILYPLITGVLLVILWFVSIRVFSVPNYLLPAPESVLQALKTGYIDGQYWPHFLFTLQSTVYGYLIGCGLALVVGTILAESETFEQFIYPYIIALQSTPKVAIAPLLLVWFGFGMASKVVMVALMSFFPMFINTVVGIRQADPAMLDLMKAFGASRSHVFFHVKLPAASGHIFAGLQISVVLSLIGAVVSEFISSSKGLGYLIQSASVNMDVATMFACLFSLVFIGLTGTNLIRYLHRKLVFWDKSTSATVQAE, from the coding sequence GTGTCCCGATCCATCAAATCCATACTCTATCCCTTGATCACCGGGGTGCTGCTGGTGATCCTGTGGTTCGTCAGCATCCGCGTGTTCTCGGTGCCCAACTACCTGCTGCCCGCGCCCGAATCCGTGTTGCAGGCGCTCAAGACCGGCTATATCGACGGGCAATACTGGCCGCACTTTCTGTTCACGCTGCAAAGCACCGTGTACGGCTACCTGATAGGTTGCGGGCTGGCTCTGGTGGTGGGAACCATCCTGGCCGAGTCCGAGACCTTCGAGCAGTTCATCTATCCCTACATCATCGCCCTGCAGTCCACGCCGAAAGTGGCGATCGCGCCCTTGCTGCTGGTCTGGTTCGGCTTCGGCATGGCCTCCAAGGTCGTGATGGTGGCCTTGATGAGCTTCTTCCCGATGTTCATCAACACGGTGGTGGGCATACGCCAGGCCGACCCGGCCATGCTGGATCTGATGAAGGCCTTTGGCGCCTCGCGCAGCCACGTGTTCTTCCACGTCAAGCTGCCCGCGGCCTCGGGTCACATTTTCGCCGGCCTGCAGATCTCGGTGGTTCTCAGCCTGATCGGCGCGGTGGTGTCGGAGTTCATCTCGTCCAGCAAGGGGCTCGGCTATCTGATCCAGTCGGCCTCGGTCAACATGGACGTTGCCACCATGTTCGCCTGCCTGTTCAGCCTGGTGTTCATCGGCCTGACGGGCACCAACCTGATCCGCTACCTGCACCGCAAGCTGGTGTTCTGGGACAAATCGACCTCGGCCACCGTGCAGGCCGAGTAG
- a CDS encoding LysR family transcriptional regulator, with translation MSITLRQLKYFIAAAELGQISQAAIQLAISQSAITSAIRELEETVGTALFQRGAHGVTLTHSGRTFLNHAYNILSSVDEALRMPAAAEEVSGRLLLAASYTVIGYFLPYHLQRLSQLYPRLDIQLHELNRSAIEEGLIANRYDMAVLLTSNVANPDLAVEHFFGSPRRLWLPARHPLLAADAVTLEDVSREPFIMLTVDEAAYTALRYWNETPFKPDVRLRTSSVEAVRSMVANGSGVALLSDMVYRPWSLEGRRIETVQLKDPIPPMNVGLAWRRGAEVSPAMQAVRDYFRHAYMAQRGGAG, from the coding sequence ATGTCGATTACCCTACGCCAGCTCAAATACTTCATCGCCGCGGCCGAACTGGGCCAGATTTCGCAGGCGGCGATCCAGCTGGCGATATCCCAGTCGGCCATCACCAGCGCCATCCGCGAACTGGAGGAAACGGTGGGCACGGCGCTGTTCCAGCGCGGCGCCCACGGCGTGACGCTGACCCACAGCGGCCGCACCTTCCTGAACCACGCGTACAACATCCTGTCCTCGGTCGACGAAGCCCTGCGCATGCCGGCGGCGGCGGAAGAGGTATCGGGCCGCCTGCTGCTGGCGGCGTCCTATACGGTGATCGGCTACTTCCTGCCGTATCACCTGCAGCGGCTGTCGCAGCTGTATCCCCGTTTGGACATCCAGCTGCACGAACTGAACCGCAGCGCCATCGAGGAAGGCCTGATCGCGAACCGCTATGACATGGCGGTGCTGCTGACCTCCAACGTCGCCAACCCGGATCTGGCGGTGGAGCATTTCTTCGGCTCGCCGCGACGCCTCTGGCTGCCGGCCAGGCATCCCTTGCTGGCGGCGGACGCCGTGACCCTGGAGGACGTTTCGCGCGAACCCTTCATCATGCTGACCGTGGACGAGGCGGCCTACACCGCCTTGCGCTACTGGAACGAAACCCCCTTCAAGCCCGACGTGCGGCTGCGCACCTCATCCGTCGAGGCGGTGCGCAGCATGGTGGCCAACGGCAGCGGCGTGGCCCTGCTGTCGGACATGGTCTACCGGCCCTGGTCGCTGGAAGGCCGGCGCATAGAAACGGTCCAGCTCAAGGACCCGATTCCGCCGATGAACGTGGGGCTGGCCTGGCGCCGGGGCGCGGAAGTATCGCCCGCGATGCAGGCGGTGCGGGACTATTTCCGGCATGCGTACATGGCGCAGCGGGGCGGGGCGGGCTGA
- a CDS encoding zinc-binding dehydrogenase, whose product MKAVVIHGHGGPEVMQYDSAFPDPKAGEGDVILRVKATSINYHDVFTRRGMPGIKLDFPVIMGLDVAGEIVEVGSGVEGWAVGDRVLVDPINRAEGGLMGETVHGGLAELCKARVHQLIRIPDGVSYEQAAALPVAFGTAYRMMHTIGQVQAGEKVLVLGASGGVGVGCVMLAKIAGAEVVACASSESKMQRLRELGADHVINYSQADFARAIYELYGKPHRRKFDGGVDVAVNFTGGDTWVKSMRCLRRGGRLLTCGATAGYDPQTDLRFIWTFELNIRGSNGWMREDLDALLALVQSGKMQVPVDRVLSLDEAGEALRLIEDREVMGKVVVTP is encoded by the coding sequence ATGAAGGCAGTAGTCATTCACGGACATGGCGGTCCGGAGGTCATGCAATATGACTCCGCGTTCCCCGATCCGAAGGCGGGCGAGGGCGACGTGATCCTGCGGGTCAAGGCGACGTCGATCAACTATCACGACGTCTTCACGCGCCGGGGCATGCCGGGCATCAAGCTGGATTTCCCGGTCATCATGGGCCTGGACGTGGCCGGCGAGATCGTCGAGGTCGGCTCGGGCGTCGAGGGCTGGGCGGTGGGCGACCGGGTGCTGGTCGATCCCATCAACCGGGCCGAGGGCGGCCTGATGGGGGAAACCGTCCACGGCGGCCTGGCGGAGCTGTGCAAGGCGCGCGTGCACCAGCTGATCCGCATCCCGGACGGGGTGAGCTACGAGCAGGCGGCGGCCTTGCCGGTGGCCTTCGGCACGGCCTACCGGATGATGCACACCATAGGACAGGTCCAGGCCGGGGAAAAAGTGCTGGTGCTGGGCGCCAGCGGCGGCGTGGGCGTGGGCTGCGTGATGCTGGCGAAGATTGCGGGCGCCGAGGTCGTCGCCTGCGCCAGCAGCGAGTCCAAGATGCAGCGCCTGCGCGAACTGGGCGCCGACCATGTCATCAACTACTCGCAGGCGGATTTCGCCCGCGCCATCTACGAACTCTATGGCAAGCCGCACCGTCGCAAGTTCGATGGCGGCGTCGACGTCGCCGTGAACTTCACCGGCGGCGATACCTGGGTCAAGTCCATGCGCTGCCTGCGGCGCGGCGGCCGGCTGCTGACTTGCGGCGCCACCGCGGGCTACGACCCGCAGACCGATCTGCGTTTCATCTGGACCTTCGAGCTGAACATCCGCGGCTCCAACGGCTGGATGCGCGAGGATCTGGATGCCTTGCTGGCGCTGGTGCAGTCGGGAAAGATGCAGGTTCCGGTGGACCGCGTGCTGAGCCTGGATGAGGCGGGCGAGGCGCTGCGCCTGATCGAGGACCGCGAAGTCATGGGCAAAGTGGTGGTGACGCCATGA
- a CDS encoding class I adenylate-forming enzyme family protein: MMAASANLGVLFSPDHDANAVALIDLGGEAGPRSYTYGELDAQADGVARGLRARGLAPGARVAILSANRMEFLAAYLGIMRAGLVAVPVNHRLPAAGIEFILQDCGASLVFCDALRRGLCTAQLPMVEFGADGPEGYAAFLVPGPWEAEPVVPGQAALFLYTSGSTGRPKGVMLSHAGYLWTVRQRIAATDYSGHRFLVAAPLYHMNALNTVKLALAGRGSLVLMPQFEPAGYLDAIPRYRCTWLTAIPTMIALLARETALAAQADLSSVAMVRLGSEPLTQRIADSARAMFPRAAIGNGYGATETGALVFGPHPDGLAQPVLSVGYPHPAVQVRLADGDNLDAAAGVLQVRSAALMLGYHALPQQTAAAMTEDGFYITGDVMRRDENGFHYFVGRADDMFVCGGENIYPGEVEKMLERHPAIFQACVVPLPDALKGMKPVALVVLRPDAVLSEREVKDHALAHGPAYQHPRAVRFVDEMPVSSTGKVNRKAAAQLAAELMFNPTILNQSKEHP, encoded by the coding sequence ATGATGGCCGCATCCGCCAACCTGGGCGTGCTGTTTTCGCCGGACCATGACGCGAACGCCGTCGCCCTGATCGACCTGGGCGGCGAGGCCGGACCGCGCAGTTATACCTATGGCGAGCTTGATGCGCAGGCCGACGGCGTGGCGCGCGGGCTGCGGGCGCGCGGTTTGGCCCCGGGCGCGCGGGTGGCGATCCTGTCGGCCAATCGCATGGAGTTCCTGGCCGCCTATCTGGGAATCATGCGCGCCGGCTTGGTCGCGGTGCCGGTGAACCACCGGCTGCCAGCGGCAGGCATCGAGTTCATCCTGCAGGATTGCGGCGCCAGCCTGGTGTTCTGCGACGCGTTGCGGCGCGGACTCTGCACGGCGCAATTGCCGATGGTCGAGTTCGGGGCGGACGGCCCTGAAGGCTATGCCGCGTTCCTTGTTCCTGGCCCCTGGGAGGCAGAGCCCGTGGTCCCGGGGCAGGCCGCCTTGTTCCTTTACACGTCCGGGTCCACCGGTCGTCCCAAGGGCGTGATGCTGTCGCACGCTGGCTACCTCTGGACGGTGCGCCAGCGCATCGCGGCGACGGATTACTCAGGCCACCGCTTCCTGGTGGCGGCGCCCCTGTATCACATGAATGCGCTCAACACCGTCAAGCTGGCGCTCGCGGGCCGGGGCAGCCTGGTGCTGATGCCGCAGTTCGAACCCGCGGGCTATCTGGACGCGATACCGCGCTACCGCTGCACCTGGCTGACCGCGATACCCACCATGATCGCGTTGCTGGCCCGCGAGACCGCGCTGGCGGCGCAGGCGGACCTGTCCTCGGTGGCCATGGTGCGGCTGGGGTCCGAGCCGCTTACGCAACGCATCGCCGACAGCGCGCGCGCCATGTTCCCGCGCGCGGCCATCGGCAACGGCTACGGCGCGACCGAAACCGGCGCGCTGGTGTTCGGCCCGCATCCCGACGGGCTGGCACAGCCGGTGTTGTCCGTCGGGTATCCGCACCCGGCGGTGCAGGTGAGGCTGGCCGACGGCGACAACCTCGACGCCGCGGCAGGCGTGTTGCAAGTCCGCTCCGCGGCCCTGATGCTGGGCTATCACGCCTTGCCGCAGCAGACCGCGGCGGCCATGACGGAGGACGGCTTCTATATCACCGGCGACGTGATGCGTCGCGACGAGAACGGCTTCCATTACTTCGTGGGCCGGGCCGATGACATGTTCGTTTGCGGCGGCGAAAACATCTATCCCGGCGAGGTCGAGAAGATGCTGGAGCGTCATCCCGCCATTTTCCAGGCTTGCGTCGTGCCGCTGCCCGATGCGCTCAAGGGCATGAAGCCGGTTGCGCTGGTGGTGCTGCGTCCCGATGCGGTCTTGTCCGAACGGGAGGTCAAGGACCACGCGCTGGCTCATGGGCCGGCCTATCAGCACCCGCGGGCGGTGCGCTTTGTCGACGAGATGCCCGTCAGCAGCACGGGCAAGGTCAACCGCAAGGCGGCCGCGCAGCTGGCCGCCGAGCTGATGTTCAACCCAACCATCCTCAATCAGAGCAAGGAGCATCCATGA
- a CDS encoding LysE/ArgO family amino acid transporter, whose translation MTTAYIPGFLLGLSLIMAIGAQNAFVLRQGLRQEHVFAVCLTCALSDAILISAGVAGFGLAVGALPWLESALRYGGALFLFAYAARSLISALRARHDSLTPSSTQTAGRAAALATCLALTWLNPHVYLDTVVLLGSVSSQYDGHKTAFALGAISASFAFFFALGYGARLLRPVFANPNAWRVLDGCVAAAMFAIGLKLVL comes from the coding sequence ATGACCACCGCCTACATTCCCGGATTCCTGCTCGGCCTGAGCCTCATCATGGCGATCGGCGCGCAAAACGCGTTCGTACTGCGCCAAGGCCTGCGCCAGGAACATGTCTTTGCCGTCTGCCTGACCTGCGCCCTGTCCGACGCCATCCTGATCAGCGCCGGCGTGGCCGGCTTCGGCTTGGCGGTAGGCGCCCTGCCCTGGCTCGAGTCCGCGCTGCGCTACGGCGGCGCGCTATTCCTGTTCGCCTATGCCGCGCGCAGCCTGATATCGGCGCTGCGCGCCCGCCACGACAGCCTCACGCCCTCATCCACCCAGACCGCGGGACGCGCCGCCGCGCTGGCGACCTGCCTGGCCCTGACCTGGCTCAATCCGCACGTGTATCTGGACACCGTGGTGCTGCTGGGCTCGGTCTCCAGCCAGTACGACGGCCACAAGACCGCCTTCGCGCTGGGCGCGATATCGGCGTCGTTCGCCTTCTTCTTTGCGCTGGGCTATGGCGCGCGCCTGCTGCGGCCGGTCTTCGCCAATCCCAATGCGTGGCGGGTGCTGGACGGCTGCGTCGCCGCGGCCATGTTCGCGATCGGGCTGAAGCTGGTGCTCTGA
- a CDS encoding GntR family transcriptional regulator: MNMTSIEPAEKGRRAFSHVLEKLREMVISYEIKPGERLNEVALAERLGVSRTPVREALHLLARDGFLEEAGRGYVRRQLNLKEMIDLYETREVLELACLQLAFERATPQKLDALEAFLADSRSKSPDLPVTQLVHLDETFHQMLAEMSGNLELQRVLGNVNERIRFIRWINMERIGRDKTQAEHVAILAALRAGDLAAAQRNLRSHISKRTEQIKESIAQGLARIYLDGVEDLHDA; the protein is encoded by the coding sequence ATGAACATGACAAGCATTGAACCGGCGGAAAAAGGTCGACGCGCTTTCTCGCACGTGCTGGAGAAGCTGCGCGAGATGGTGATTTCCTATGAAATCAAACCCGGCGAACGCCTCAATGAGGTCGCCCTGGCCGAACGCCTGGGCGTCAGCCGCACGCCGGTGCGGGAGGCCTTGCATCTGCTGGCGCGAGACGGTTTCCTGGAGGAAGCCGGACGCGGTTATGTGCGGCGCCAGCTGAATCTCAAGGAAATGATCGATCTCTACGAGACCCGCGAGGTGCTGGAACTCGCCTGTCTGCAACTGGCCTTCGAGCGCGCCACGCCGCAGAAGCTGGATGCGCTGGAGGCTTTCCTGGCGGACAGCCGTAGCAAGTCGCCGGACCTGCCGGTCACGCAGCTCGTGCACCTGGACGAAACTTTCCACCAGATGCTGGCGGAGATGTCGGGAAATCTGGAATTGCAGCGGGTGTTGGGCAACGTGAACGAACGCATCCGTTTCATCCGCTGGATCAACATGGAACGCATAGGGCGCGACAAGACCCAGGCTGAGCATGTTGCGATACTGGCCGCCCTGCGCGCGGGCGATCTCGCCGCCGCGCAGCGGAACCTGCGCAGCCATATTTCCAAGCGTACCGAACAGATCAAGGAATCGATCGCGCAAGGGCTGGCCCGGATCTACCTGGACGGGGTCGAAGACCTGCACGACGCCTGA